Proteins encoded in a region of the Spirochaetota bacterium genome:
- a CDS encoding SpoIIE family protein phosphatase — MKGSRSAITIPLLFSLLAAAIIMACDSRALAEPSPRATKGVLDLSSWDFSHDGPVKLHGQWEFYWGMLHDQGMLKPGPVPLLTGYIKVPSIWTEQKVGARPLPVTGMATYRLKILLPEQAPANLSIRMPAVDTAYRLFVNGEKLYENGPIGATGKSSKPVHYMPVLIEFHPTKETSIVIHVSNFHYPRPGLRDEIILDEKKALVEKKESLLIVDIFLIGSIFMMFMYHLGFYYLRRKDLSSLYFSLFCLCTVGRLAVIGEGYAYRFPWFTWNMGTAAEYIFYYCCVLTCALYMRSLYPREIPALAIRIIAAVCAVFTLIVAASPIMIYARTLIAFNLFVGLLILLFIYYISLAIARKREEANIFLAGTVILFMTVTNDILYNYRVIQTTYMMAYGLFMFFFVQSFLLSSRVSRAFSTAEELSRDLEIKVTERTRELEIERNKLQARNTEIEREINMARMIQEHLIPSTSPWNSICSLYRAMRAVGGDFFDFIQFRDQDRIGIFLSDVTGHGVPAAFITSMIKTIILQAGERKNNPSELLQYINEVIFSQTGDNFITAFYCVYDASTRTLRYANAGHNYPYIITPGGVSELRGSSSLPIGIMDNELMIQEGKAYVTNEVTLPSGGKLFMYTDGLSEASPVKGHQLMFEENGLAEALRQLAALPCGGFVDQLFKRLVQYRGSDSFEDDVCIICLEIE, encoded by the coding sequence ATGAAAGGATCACGATCCGCGATCACCATCCCTCTCCTCTTCTCTCTTCTGGCGGCGGCGATTATCATGGCGTGCGATTCGCGGGCCCTCGCCGAACCATCGCCACGGGCGACAAAGGGCGTCCTTGACCTTTCCTCCTGGGATTTCAGCCACGACGGCCCAGTGAAGCTCCATGGCCAGTGGGAGTTTTACTGGGGGATGCTCCATGACCAGGGCATGCTGAAGCCCGGCCCGGTGCCACTCCTCACCGGATACATAAAAGTCCCATCAATCTGGACCGAACAGAAGGTGGGTGCGCGCCCTCTCCCGGTCACGGGAATGGCCACCTACCGGTTGAAGATACTCCTCCCTGAGCAGGCGCCCGCCAACCTTTCGATCAGGATGCCCGCTGTCGATACCGCCTACCGGCTCTTCGTCAACGGTGAAAAGCTCTACGAAAACGGCCCGATCGGCGCGACCGGCAAATCGTCAAAGCCGGTCCATTACATGCCGGTCCTGATTGAATTTCACCCGACAAAAGAAACATCGATCGTCATACACGTGTCGAACTTTCACTATCCCCGCCCCGGCCTCAGGGACGAGATAATTCTCGATGAGAAGAAAGCCCTCGTGGAAAAAAAAGAAAGCCTTCTTATCGTGGACATCTTCCTGATCGGATCGATTTTTATGATGTTCATGTACCATCTCGGATTCTATTATCTGAGGCGGAAAGACCTATCATCCCTCTACTTCTCCCTTTTCTGCCTCTGCACAGTCGGCCGCCTCGCGGTCATCGGGGAAGGGTACGCCTACCGCTTTCCCTGGTTCACCTGGAACATGGGCACCGCCGCCGAATACATTTTCTATTACTGCTGCGTCCTGACCTGCGCCCTCTACATGAGAAGCCTGTATCCGCGGGAAATACCGGCCCTTGCGATCAGGATCATCGCCGCCGTATGCGCCGTTTTCACGCTGATCGTCGCCGCTTCACCGATCATGATATACGCCAGGACCCTCATCGCCTTCAACCTCTTCGTGGGGCTCCTGATACTGCTGTTTATATATTACATCTCCCTCGCCATAGCGAGAAAACGTGAAGAGGCGAATATCTTCCTGGCCGGCACCGTGATACTGTTCATGACCGTCACCAATGACATTCTCTACAACTATCGCGTTATACAGACGACCTACATGATGGCCTACGGTCTCTTCATGTTTTTCTTCGTCCAGTCATTTCTTCTCTCCAGCCGCGTTTCCAGGGCCTTCTCCACCGCGGAGGAGCTATCGAGGGACCTGGAAATAAAAGTCACCGAAAGGACGCGGGAGCTCGAAATCGAGCGGAACAAGCTGCAGGCGCGCAACACTGAAATCGAGCGGGAAATCAACATGGCCCGGATGATACAGGAGCATCTCATCCCGTCCACGAGCCCCTGGAACAGCATCTGCTCGCTGTACCGCGCGATGCGGGCCGTCGGGGGCGATTTTTTCGATTTCATCCAGTTCAGGGACCAGGACAGGATCGGCATATTCCTGAGCGACGTGACGGGCCACGGCGTGCCCGCGGCGTTCATAACATCGATGATCAAGACCATCATCCTCCAGGCCGGCGAGCGGAAGAACAATCCGTCGGAGCTTTTACAGTACATCAACGAGGTCATCTTCAGCCAGACCGGCGACAACTTCATCACCGCCTTTTACTGCGTATACGACGCGTCGACAAGGACCCTCAGGTACGCCAACGCCGGGCACAACTATCCGTATATCATAACGCCCGGGGGCGTTTCCGAGCTGAGAGGATCCTCCAGCCTGCCTATAGGCATCATGGACAATGAATTGATGATACAGGAAGGCAAGGCCTATGTCACCAACGAGGTCACGCTTCCTTCGGGCGGCAAGCTGTTCATGTATACAGATGGCCTCTCCGAGGCCAGCCCCGTGAAGGGGCACCAGCTCATGTTCGAGGAGAACGGCCTGGCCGAGGCGCTGCGGCAGCTGGCGGCCCTGCCCTGCGGCGGTTTCGTGGATCAGCTCTTCAAAAGACTCGTGCAGTACCGGGGCAGCGACTCCTTCGAGGACGACGTGTGCATTATCTGTTTGGAAATTGAGTGA
- a CDS encoding class I SAM-dependent methyltransferase translates to MSAVTKGGPLVRFLITRFDFIIRFVYCRLKFYKVFNFLLPWLYSSNYESLNSYFDIIAGALKKNRFKIEGKRILELGPGNSYINAFNFLRNGAREVILIDKFPRYTDSERQKSYIRNEIEFFKTKRRVKKFDYVDERTCCLNEKCVTFIGGDLCECTLDRKVDFIYSIAVLHHIKGLDRYIRRMSGLLNPGGMMYHVIDLKDKFHFFGNPFLFYKYSDFTWDHLLTDEAVTYTNRVRYREYLDMFEANGLELVWENTISHEIPRMKINKKFAGRDDLNVGDAHFLVRKKK, encoded by the coding sequence ATGAGCGCCGTCACGAAGGGAGGTCCGCTGGTGCGGTTTCTGATCACCAGGTTCGATTTCATCATACGCTTTGTTTACTGCAGGCTGAAATTTTACAAGGTCTTCAATTTTCTGCTTCCCTGGCTCTACAGCAGCAACTATGAATCGCTCAACAGCTATTTTGACATAATAGCCGGCGCGTTGAAAAAGAACAGGTTCAAGATCGAGGGCAAGAGGATCCTGGAGCTGGGGCCGGGGAACTCCTATATCAACGCCTTCAATTTTCTCCGGAACGGCGCCAGGGAGGTCATCCTCATCGATAAGTTTCCCCGCTATACCGATTCGGAGAGGCAGAAATCCTACATAAGAAACGAGATTGAGTTTTTCAAGACAAAGCGCCGGGTGAAGAAGTTCGACTACGTGGACGAAAGGACCTGCTGCCTCAACGAGAAGTGCGTCACCTTCATCGGCGGCGACCTGTGCGAATGCACCCTCGACCGGAAGGTTGATTTCATATATTCCATAGCGGTGCTCCATCACATAAAGGGCCTCGACCGGTACATCCGGAGGATGTCCGGGCTCCTCAATCCCGGCGGCATGATGTATCATGTCATCGACCTCAAGGACAAGTTCCATTTCTTCGGCAATCCCTTCCTGTTCTACAAGTATTCGGATTTCACCTGGGACCACCTTCTCACCGACGAGGCCGTGACCTACACCAACAGGGTTCGCTACAGGGAATATCTCGACATGTTCGAAGCGAACGGCCTCGAGCTGGTGTGGGAGAATACCATCTCCCATGAAATACCACGGATGAAGATCAATAAGAAATTCGCCGGCAGGGACGACCTCAATGTGGGAGACGCGCATTTCCTGGTCAGGAAAAAAAAGTGA
- the thiM gene encoding hydroxyethylthiazole kinase, with amino-acid sequence MNAYPYLEAVRGKSPVVHHLTNWVTIYDCAQVVKSFGASPVMAHAPEEAADMAGIASALVLNIGTLTSDIIETMKIAAKAANKKGIPVALDVCGAGATPFRDAKSFELLDSVRIDIIKGNASEIARIAGKDVRTRGVDSTEVAHDLREVASSLAKERKCVVVITGREDIVADAATIYSVKNGHEMMTHVVGTGCMAASVIGAFAGATPGDMAAAAAAGLGCYGIAAELAMMLSAGPGTFKERLFDCIYNLKKEDVESMQKIVP; translated from the coding sequence ATGAACGCTTATCCCTATCTTGAAGCGGTCCGCGGGAAAAGTCCCGTGGTCCATCATCTGACCAACTGGGTCACAATCTACGACTGCGCCCAGGTGGTGAAGTCCTTCGGCGCGTCGCCGGTCATGGCCCACGCGCCTGAGGAGGCGGCCGACATGGCGGGCATCGCCTCGGCCCTGGTGCTGAATATCGGCACCCTGACCTCGGATATCATCGAGACCATGAAGATCGCCGCGAAGGCGGCCAATAAAAAAGGAATCCCGGTGGCGCTGGACGTGTGCGGCGCCGGCGCCACTCCCTTCAGGGACGCCAAGAGCTTCGAGCTGCTCGACTCGGTGAGAATCGACATTATAAAAGGAAACGCCTCGGAGATTGCGCGCATCGCCGGAAAGGACGTGCGCACCCGCGGCGTCGACTCCACGGAGGTGGCCCATGACCTGCGCGAGGTCGCGTCATCCCTGGCGAAGGAGCGGAAGTGCGTCGTTGTGATAACCGGCAGGGAAGACATCGTCGCCGATGCCGCGACGATCTACTCCGTGAAGAACGGCCACGAGATGATGACCCATGTGGTCGGCACCGGGTGCATGGCCGCGTCGGTCATCGGGGCCTTTGCCGGCGCGACGCCGGGGGATATGGCCGCAGCGGCAGCGGCCGGCCTCGGCTGCTACGGCATCGCGGCGGAGCTCGCCATGATGCTCTCGGCCGGGCCCGGCACCTTCAAGGAGCGCCTCTTTGACTGCATCTATAACCTGAAAAAAGAGGATGTCGAATCAATGCAGAAGATCGTCCCATGA
- a CDS encoding alcohol dehydrogenase catalytic domain-containing protein, whose amino-acid sequence MKALMLNLDPLRFAALQVLRPLSLKFCYNGPFSTISLADIPEPKLPSQDWVKIRIRLCGLCGSDINLMFMKDSPTAMPFTSFPCVPGHEFCGEIVETGSAVKSVKIGDLVTAIPVLNCDTRGIKPVCKSCAAGVPGNCENFAEGNMAPGMFIGICRDINGGFAEYVAVHKSQVVPVPKGVSPESATLTEPLAVGLQAVLDNLPGNRDRVLVIGGGVIGAMTVKAIRALGSGCDITVVEPSGFAAAYAKESGADRVIGGSLIDAAVDIAGGRAYKPLLGERIVMGGFDRIFDTVGHRETINNSLRILATKGTLSVLGIGKEVKLDLTPIWLKLQTVKGCYAYRYNDVRGGRKQAFEIALDLIAKRKVRVDDMLTHRFRIEDFRKMIEVNVHKGRHRAMKTAVEF is encoded by the coding sequence ATGAAGGCTTTAATGCTCAATCTCGATCCGCTGCGGTTCGCCGCTCTGCAGGTGCTGCGGCCCCTGAGCCTCAAGTTCTGCTACAACGGGCCCTTTTCGACGATCAGCCTTGCCGATATCCCGGAGCCGAAGCTGCCATCGCAGGATTGGGTGAAGATAAGGATCAGGCTCTGCGGCCTCTGCGGGAGCGACATCAACCTCATGTTCATGAAGGACTCGCCTACGGCCATGCCTTTCACCTCCTTCCCCTGCGTGCCGGGCCACGAGTTCTGCGGCGAAATAGTCGAAACGGGAAGCGCCGTGAAGTCGGTGAAGATAGGCGACCTGGTCACCGCGATCCCGGTACTCAACTGTGACACGCGGGGGATCAAGCCGGTATGCAAGAGCTGCGCCGCCGGCGTCCCGGGGAACTGCGAGAATTTCGCCGAGGGGAACATGGCGCCGGGCATGTTCATCGGCATCTGCAGGGATATTAACGGCGGCTTCGCCGAGTACGTGGCAGTCCATAAGAGCCAGGTGGTGCCGGTGCCGAAGGGCGTATCGCCCGAATCGGCGACCCTGACCGAGCCCCTGGCCGTGGGCCTCCAGGCGGTGCTGGACAACCTGCCGGGCAACCGCGACCGGGTCCTGGTCATAGGCGGCGGCGTCATCGGCGCCATGACGGTCAAGGCCATACGCGCCCTGGGGAGCGGCTGCGATATCACCGTGGTGGAGCCCTCCGGGTTCGCGGCAGCTTATGCGAAGGAGTCCGGAGCCGACAGGGTCATCGGCGGCAGTCTCATTGACGCGGCCGTGGATATCGCCGGCGGCAGGGCGTACAAGCCCCTCCTGGGAGAGCGGATCGTGATGGGAGGCTTCGACCGGATATTCGATACCGTGGGTCACCGGGAGACCATCAACAACTCGCTTCGTATTCTCGCCACGAAGGGGACCCTTTCTGTGCTCGGCATCGGCAAGGAGGTGAAGCTGGACCTCACGCCTATCTGGCTCAAGCTCCAGACCGTGAAGGGCTGTTACGCTTATCGCTACAATGATGTCAGGGGCGGCAGGAAGCAGGCTTTCGAGATTGCCCTTGACCTGATCGCGAAGAGGAAGGTCCGCGTTGATGACATGCTCACCCACAGGTTCAGGATCGAAGATTTCAGGAAGATGATCGAGGTGAACGTGCACAAGGGCCGCCACAGGGCCATGAAGACCGCGGTGGAATTCTGA
- the thiL gene encoding thiamine-phosphate kinase codes for MKISDIGGEFAFIKRMTGVSYRDPAIIRGVGDDCAVLEYTADKYLLVTVDMMVENSHFRMDWYSPYQVGMKLMEVNVSDIISMGGSPRWAFISLALTHETEVEFMDELYRGLYDSANRHGVALIGGDTTHGRELVLNLALIGDVERERVRLRSQAEPGHLICVTGTLGKSEAGLRLLLAGKKDGYLAGYLEPKSRLEAEGKAIARHGRAMIDVSDGLGSEVGHICEESGTGARIDWENIPLSGITIEAARIAGGDPRLYALYGGEDFELVFTIPPENLEPLKKDFSDFTVVGEILPKEKGLFISRGGERVELKGGYDHFKG; via the coding sequence ATGAAGATCTCCGATATTGGCGGAGAGTTCGCCTTCATTAAGAGGATGACAGGCGTATCCTACAGGGACCCCGCCATCATACGGGGCGTGGGGGACGACTGCGCCGTGCTGGAATACACCGCGGACAAATATCTCCTCGTCACCGTGGACATGATGGTGGAGAACAGCCACTTCCGGATGGACTGGTACAGCCCCTACCAGGTGGGAATGAAGCTCATGGAGGTGAACGTGTCGGACATCATCTCCATGGGGGGGAGCCCGCGGTGGGCCTTCATATCCCTTGCCCTGACCCATGAGACCGAGGTGGAGTTCATGGACGAGCTCTACCGCGGACTCTACGATTCCGCGAACAGGCACGGCGTGGCCCTCATCGGCGGCGACACCACCCACGGCCGTGAGCTGGTCCTCAACCTTGCCCTGATCGGCGACGTTGAAAGGGAGCGCGTACGCCTCCGCTCCCAGGCGGAGCCGGGGCACCTGATCTGCGTCACCGGCACCCTGGGGAAGAGCGAAGCGGGCCTCAGGCTCCTTCTCGCCGGAAAAAAGGACGGCTACCTGGCCGGATACCTCGAGCCGAAGAGCCGCCTGGAGGCTGAGGGAAAGGCCATAGCACGCCACGGCCGGGCCATGATCGACGTGAGCGACGGACTCGGCAGCGAGGTGGGCCATATCTGCGAGGAGAGCGGCACCGGGGCGCGCATCGACTGGGAGAATATCCCTCTCTCCGGCATTACCATCGAGGCGGCGCGCATCGCCGGGGGCGATCCCAGGCTCTACGCCCTTTACGGCGGAGAGGACTTCGAGCTGGTCTTCACCATCCCTCCGGAAAACCTGGAGCCCCTTAAAAAAGATTTCTCCGATTTTACCGTGGTGGGAGAGATCCTTCCCAAAGAGAAGGGCCTTTTCATCAGCAGGGGAGGTGAGAGGGTGGAGCTGAAAGGCGGTTATGACCACTTCAAGGGGTGA
- the thiC gene encoding phosphomethylpyrimidine synthase ThiC: MTQLEEAKKGTITPEMRSVAEREPLSAEEIRDDIAAGKTVICKSGLHDCVPVGIGRGMRIKINANIGTSGYNNDPAMELEKLAASVRYGADTVMDLSTGGDIRAMRRTIVAESRVPVGTVPVYEAIVRCPDVAGLGEDDFLESIRTHIEDGVDFITVHCGVTRQCVPLLDSRIMGVVSRGGSFLIKWMLHHDRENPLFTRYDEILDMAREHDVTLSLGDGLRPGCLADASDRAQYEELKTLGELAARARAKNVQVMIEGPGHVPLHLIKENIEMQKKYCDGAPFYVLGPLVTDCSPGYDHLTGAIGGALAAFYGADFLCYLTPKEHLGLPDIQDVIDGVVASKIAAHAADIARGIPGARDRDDAMSRARSNLDWESMYRISMNPEKARAVRKETGKDDADVCTMCGDFCSAKINKECRTRYHK; encoded by the coding sequence ATGACACAACTTGAAGAAGCGAAGAAAGGAACCATTACCCCGGAGATGCGCTCCGTGGCGGAGCGGGAGCCCCTCTCGGCTGAAGAAATCCGCGACGATATCGCGGCCGGGAAGACCGTAATCTGCAAGAGCGGTCTCCACGACTGCGTTCCGGTGGGGATCGGCCGGGGCATGAGGATCAAGATCAACGCCAACATCGGCACCTCCGGATACAACAACGACCCGGCCATGGAGCTGGAGAAGCTGGCCGCCTCCGTGCGCTACGGGGCCGACACGGTGATGGACCTTTCCACCGGCGGCGACATCCGCGCCATGCGCAGGACGATCGTCGCCGAGTCGAGGGTGCCCGTGGGCACGGTGCCGGTGTACGAGGCCATCGTGCGCTGCCCCGACGTGGCGGGCCTCGGTGAGGACGATTTCCTCGAATCGATCCGGACCCATATCGAGGACGGTGTCGACTTCATCACCGTCCACTGCGGCGTGACGAGGCAGTGCGTGCCCCTCCTGGACTCCCGCATCATGGGCGTGGTGTCGCGGGGCGGGAGCTTCCTCATCAAGTGGATGCTCCACCATGACCGGGAGAACCCGCTCTTCACCCGCTACGACGAGATTCTGGACATGGCCCGGGAGCACGACGTTACCCTGAGCCTGGGCGACGGCCTCAGGCCCGGCTGCCTGGCGGACGCCAGCGACCGGGCGCAGTACGAGGAGCTGAAGACCCTGGGCGAGCTGGCTGCCCGGGCCCGGGCGAAGAACGTGCAGGTCATGATAGAGGGGCCGGGCCATGTGCCGCTCCACCTGATAAAGGAAAACATTGAGATGCAGAAGAAGTACTGCGACGGCGCCCCCTTCTATGTCCTCGGGCCCCTGGTGACCGACTGCTCGCCGGGCTACGACCATCTCACCGGCGCCATCGGCGGTGCCCTGGCCGCCTTTTACGGGGCTGATTTCCTCTGCTACCTCACGCCGAAGGAGCACCTGGGCCTTCCGGATATCCAGGATGTCATCGACGGCGTGGTGGCCTCGAAGATAGCGGCCCATGCCGCGGACATAGCCCGGGGCATCCCCGGCGCGAGGGACCGGGACGACGCCATGTCCCGGGCCCGGAGCAACCTGGACTGGGAGTCCATGTACCGGATATCCATGAACCCGGAGAAGGCCCGCGCGGTCCGGAAGGAGACGGGAAAGGATGACGCCGATGTCTGCACCATGTGCGGCGACTTCTGCTCGGCGAAGATCAACAAGGAATGCAGGACGCGGTACCATAAATGA
- the cfa gene encoding cyclopropane fatty acyl phospholipid synthase, whose amino-acid sequence MIHKKICRYIENLFNSADIRVDGPRPWDIQVHNDEFLAKVFRGGSLALGESYSDGWWDCEALDQFFDRVFRARLNETVNPRSLLAILASLFINMQNRARSHLVVKKHYDLDVNLYLSFLDPYNQYTCGYFNDTEDLARAQEQKLDLICRKLMVSPDDSVLDIGCGWGGFARFAAERYGCRVTGITISDEQLRYAREFCRGLPVEIVKSDYRDFRGVFDKVLVCGMIEHVGYKNHRKLMEMACRSLKERGLFLLQTIGSNISSRMGDPWINKYIFPNGLIPSARQIAAAAEGLFTIEDWHFLGQHYDRTLMAWYGNFIKNWDRVKSAFDERFFRTWKYYFLSCAASFRAKVNDLWQVVFSKNGLSRDYACVR is encoded by the coding sequence ATGATCCACAAAAAGATATGCCGGTACATTGAAAATCTCTTCAATTCGGCGGATATCCGCGTTGACGGTCCCAGGCCCTGGGACATCCAGGTGCACAACGACGAGTTTCTCGCGAAGGTCTTCAGGGGCGGCTCCCTTGCCCTGGGCGAATCGTACAGCGACGGGTGGTGGGACTGCGAGGCCCTGGACCAGTTCTTCGACAGGGTCTTCCGCGCCCGCTTGAACGAGACGGTGAATCCCAGGTCCTTGCTGGCTATACTGGCGTCCCTGTTCATCAATATGCAGAACAGGGCACGGTCCCACCTGGTGGTGAAGAAGCATTATGACCTGGACGTGAACCTGTACCTCTCCTTCCTTGATCCCTACAACCAGTACACCTGCGGCTATTTCAATGACACCGAGGATCTCGCCAGGGCCCAGGAGCAGAAGCTCGACCTCATCTGCCGGAAGCTCATGGTATCGCCGGACGACTCGGTCCTCGACATCGGGTGCGGGTGGGGCGGCTTCGCCAGGTTCGCGGCTGAGCGGTACGGGTGCCGCGTCACCGGGATCACCATATCCGACGAGCAGCTGCGTTATGCCAGGGAATTCTGCCGGGGCCTGCCCGTGGAGATAGTCAAGTCGGACTACCGTGATTTCAGGGGCGTCTTCGACAAGGTCCTGGTCTGCGGCATGATCGAGCACGTGGGGTACAAGAACCACCGGAAGCTCATGGAGATGGCCTGCCGTTCCCTGAAGGAAAGGGGCCTCTTCCTCCTCCAGACCATCGGGTCGAACATCTCATCGCGGATGGGGGACCCCTGGATCAACAAGTACATTTTCCCCAACGGCCTTATTCCGTCGGCCAGGCAGATCGCCGCCGCCGCCGAGGGGCTCTTCACCATCGAGGACTGGCATTTCCTGGGACAGCACTACGACCGAACCCTCATGGCCTGGTACGGAAACTTTATAAAAAACTGGGACCGCGTAAAGAGCGCCTTTGACGAGCGGTTCTTCCGCACCTGGAAATACTATTTTCTGAGCTGCGCCGCTTCCTTCAGGGCGAAGGTCAATGACCTGTGGCAGGTGGTGTTCTCGAAGAATGGCCTGTCCCGGGACTATGCCTGCGTCAGGTGA
- the thiE gene encoding thiamine phosphate synthase, with protein MKGYYFITDEALSAAGIMSDAEKAAAAGVAVVQYRNKTADTRRLYDEARRLREICAGSGARLIINDRIDIALAVDADGVHIGNEDLPYGEARRLLGAGKIIGVTVHDVAEAVAAERAGADYLGVSPIYATGTKADAGAPCGTETLAAIQRACRVPLVAIGGIDLSNADDVIRAGADMVCAISAVVTKPDVAAEILKFQRKFNL; from the coding sequence ATGAAAGGATATTATTTTATCACCGACGAGGCCCTGAGCGCGGCCGGCATCATGAGCGACGCTGAAAAGGCCGCGGCCGCCGGCGTTGCGGTGGTCCAGTACCGGAACAAGACCGCGGACACGCGGCGCCTCTACGACGAGGCGCGCCGCCTCAGGGAGATCTGCGCCGGGAGCGGCGCCCGTCTCATCATCAATGACCGGATCGACATCGCCCTGGCGGTGGACGCAGACGGCGTCCATATCGGGAACGAGGACCTGCCCTACGGAGAGGCGCGGCGCCTCCTGGGAGCGGGGAAAATCATTGGCGTCACCGTCCATGACGTCGCCGAGGCAGTGGCGGCGGAGCGGGCCGGCGCCGATTACCTGGGCGTGAGCCCCATCTACGCCACGGGAACCAAGGCCGACGCCGGCGCGCCCTGCGGCACGGAGACCCTGGCGGCGATACAGCGGGCCTGCAGGGTGCCCCTGGTGGCCATCGGCGGCATTGATCTGTCCAACGCGGACGATGTGATCAGGGCGGGCGCGGACATGGTGTGCGCCATATCTGCCGTAGTCACTAAGCCCGATGTCGCGGCTGAAATATTAAAGTTTCAAAGGAAGTTCAACCTATGA
- a CDS encoding thiamine pyrophosphate-binding protein, which produces MAQISGGHLVAKYLKEVEKIDTVFGISGGHIEAMLDGFTEYKIRTIDVRHEQAAAMMAHAISIYTGKPGVCFLTAGPGFTNGVTGIANAYLDNAPLVVLCGRAPIRDDLKGALQEMNQIEVVRPITKWAATCYDTKRIPEYMAIAFRNATEGRPGPVFLELPPDILNIKVDESLAPMPARSTPKFTVHPDDGELKAAAEIINNAKKPLFLGGSGVNFSGCSESLGRFVDKTGVPFMLLNYGRGELPDDHPLSVMDMGNLGLFFAIGQNDVIIAAGLRFNWLLQFGKIIPPTVKMIRIDIDPHEINRNVEATVGLVGDIGSVLDQLLPFVQKIDHGDWIKTLKSAGSSILDYEIRMRETASDPIHPIRLVSQIQKFVGSDAIYVADGGDTQYFGLGFMTRQKAGVIASAAGLLGCLGTGIPFGMAAKLARPDKKVVVLNGDGSFGFNSMEFDTMVRHNIPVVVVVNNDCAWGMIKHSQELSIGKDRLQCAELGTRHYEKLAEGLGGHGEFVTRDEEIIPALERAFASGKPACVNVMTDPTVTSPATPLFYQSLKMD; this is translated from the coding sequence ATGGCTCAGATAAGCGGCGGGCACCTGGTTGCCAAATACCTGAAAGAAGTAGAAAAAATCGACACCGTCTTCGGCATTTCCGGCGGGCATATCGAGGCGATGCTGGACGGCTTTACGGAATACAAGATCCGCACCATAGACGTGCGGCATGAGCAGGCGGCGGCGATGATGGCCCACGCCATATCCATTTACACGGGCAAGCCGGGGGTGTGCTTCCTCACCGCCGGTCCCGGCTTCACCAACGGCGTCACCGGCATAGCCAACGCCTACCTGGACAACGCCCCCCTGGTGGTGCTCTGCGGCAGGGCGCCGATCCGGGACGACCTGAAGGGCGCGCTCCAGGAGATGAACCAGATCGAGGTCGTCAGGCCCATAACAAAATGGGCGGCCACCTGCTATGACACGAAGCGCATCCCGGAGTACATGGCCATAGCCTTCAGGAACGCCACCGAGGGACGGCCCGGACCCGTGTTCCTCGAGTTGCCCCCGGATATCCTCAATATAAAGGTGGACGAGTCCCTCGCGCCCATGCCGGCCAGGTCCACGCCGAAATTCACCGTCCATCCCGACGACGGCGAACTCAAGGCCGCGGCGGAGATCATCAACAACGCGAAGAAGCCCCTCTTCCTCGGCGGCAGCGGCGTGAACTTCAGCGGCTGCTCCGAGAGCCTCGGGCGGTTCGTGGATAAGACCGGTGTCCCCTTCATGCTGCTCAATTACGGCAGGGGCGAGCTTCCGGACGATCATCCCCTGTCGGTCATGGACATGGGCAACCTGGGCCTCTTTTTCGCCATCGGCCAGAACGACGTGATCATCGCCGCCGGCCTCCGGTTCAACTGGCTCCTGCAGTTCGGCAAGATCATCCCGCCGACGGTGAAGATGATCAGGATAGATATCGATCCCCACGAGATCAACCGCAACGTGGAGGCCACGGTCGGCCTGGTCGGCGATATCGGCTCCGTCCTCGACCAGCTTCTCCCCTTCGTTCAGAAGATCGACCACGGCGATTGGATAAAGACCCTGAAGTCGGCGGGAAGTTCCATACTGGACTACGAGATAAGGATGCGGGAAACGGCGTCCGATCCTATCCATCCGATCCGCCTCGTTTCCCAGATACAGAAGTTCGTGGGAAGCGACGCCATCTATGTGGCTGACGGCGGCGATACCCAGTATTTCGGACTCGGCTTCATGACGCGGCAGAAGGCCGGGGTCATAGCCTCGGCGGCGGGCCTCCTCGGGTGCCTGGGCACCGGCATCCCCTTCGGCATGGCGGCGAAGCTCGCCCGGCCCGACAAGAAGGTCGTGGTCCTCAACGGCGACGGCTCCTTCGGCTTTAACTCCATGGAGTTCGACACCATGGTGCGCCACAATATCCCGGTGGTGGTCGTGGTCAACAACGACTGCGCCTGGGGCATGATCAAGCACAGCCAGGAGCTGTCCATAGGCAAGGACCGGCTCCAGTGCGCCGAGCTGGGCACGCGGCATTACGAGAAGCTGGCCGAGGGCCTCGGCGGCCACGGCGAGTTCGTCACCAGGGACGAGGAGATCATACCGGCGCTGGAGCGGGCCTTTGCCTCGGGCAAGCCCGCCTGCGTGAACGTCATGACGGACCCCACGGTGACGAGCCCGGCGACGCCGCTGTTTTATCAATCGCTGAAGATGGATTGA